Below is a window of Triticum urartu cultivar G1812 unplaced genomic scaffold, Tu2.1 TuUngrouped_contig_7870, whole genome shotgun sequence DNA.
AATCAACATCCATAAAAATTGAGTAAATTTCGATGGATCGAATTCTGAAATAATTTTCTGACACTATGGTGAAGTCTGAATTTTTCCTGTTGCCGAAATACTAAACATTGGACCCGGGAGAGAAACTTAGAAAGTCCCATACTGGTCGACATGACGACAACATGTACAAAAGTTATTCAGTGAGCTAAAACTAACTAGTCACACACGGCGGCCGGTGCAGATCCATGACGCCCAAACTCAACTGGCAATGGCAAGTACTGTAGTATCTTGAGCCGCTTGGCCGACCTGACAAAGTCCCTGCAAGAGATTGATTCGACACCTCACTGTTAGTCGAGCCACCAACGGTTGTATGCAATGAGAGGGGAATGCACGCAGAAGAAATTAAGAAACCACAACTTACTCCCACGGCACGTCTCCGACGAGCATCCAGTCCCCGTCCCCGTCCTCGTAGGTGACGGCGTATGGATCACCTTGGTGAGCGGGGGAGGGGAACATGAGGTGGAGCGTGTGGTGGAGCTCGTCGTAGGAGGCGTGGCCAGACAGGTCCACCTTCCTTCCGATGGGCACCCCTTCCATCTTCACCTTCACGTGGCCGCCGTTGCTGCGGCTGCGCTGGCGGGGCGCGCTCTTCACCGGCGGCCACCCCACCAGCCTCTTCCTCCTGCACGAATTACACTCGGCCAGGTCAGTTTGACGAAGGAGAAGGGCGCGCACCTACGTGCATTGCATTGCATTGAACACCATCGACGAAACACTCACTTGCTGTCCGTCTCCCAGTCGCGGGCGTCGCCAGCGCCGTTGCCGTGGtcaccgtcgtcgtcgtcgtcgcgcAGGAAGAGTGGCAGCGCGGGCTTCTTGATGCCAAACGCCTCCGCCGATCTCCTCTTCCCGCACGGGCCCGTGTGGTTGGGCGGCGCAAGCCCCAGCTCCAGCTCCATGGCGCCCTTCGTCGACTTTTTTCCCTGTACTACGTGATCACAGCTGAAAACTTGTGCTAGGAGTAGCTAGCTACTGTACTCTGGCAGGTGGCGACACCGTGCGACCGATGCGTGCGGTATATA
It encodes the following:
- the LOC125531694 gene encoding auxin-responsive protein IAA20-like; translated protein: MELELGLAPPNHTGPCGKRRSAEAFGIKKPALPLFLRDDDDDGDHGNGAGDARDWETDSKRKRLVGWPPVKSAPRQRSRSNGGHVKVKMEGVPIGRKVDLSGHASYDELHHTLHLMFPSPAHQGDPYAVTYEDGDGDWMLVGDVPWEDFVRSAKRLKILQYLPLPVEFGRHGSAPAAVCD